A portion of the Paenibacillus sp. PvR098 genome contains these proteins:
- a CDS encoding glucose-1-phosphate adenylyltransferase yields MRKKECVAMLLAGGEGRRLGLLTNKLAKPAVHFGGKYRIIDFTLSNCTNSGIDTVGVLTQYQPLVLNTYIGIGTPWDLDRKNGGVTVLPPYMEQSGGDWYKGTANAIFRNVSFVEQYDPEYVLVISGDHIYKMDYDLMLDFHKRQGADATIAVIEVKWEEASRFGIMSADEDQRITEFAEKPKEPKSNLASMGIYIFNWQVLKEYLIKDEADAESSKDFGKDVIPGMLRDNMRMMAYPFTGYWKDVGTIQSLWEANMDLLENEPEFNLNDREWRIYSVNPLQPGQYVAPTAQVRRSLVNEGCCVFGEVDHSVLFYGVEIGEGSLIKDSVIMPNVKIGNNVKIYKSIIGEGTVVESGCVIGKPEEEGDQDIILIGSNERISMTSTSVKG; encoded by the coding sequence ATGCGTAAAAAAGAATGTGTTGCCATGCTGCTGGCAGGTGGCGAAGGAAGGCGTCTCGGGTTGTTGACGAACAAGCTGGCCAAGCCGGCGGTACATTTTGGGGGAAAATATCGGATAATCGACTTTACGCTGAGCAACTGCACGAACTCGGGCATCGATACCGTCGGCGTGCTGACGCAGTATCAGCCTCTTGTGCTGAATACATATATCGGCATCGGCACGCCGTGGGATCTTGACCGTAAGAATGGCGGAGTTACGGTGCTTCCGCCTTATATGGAGCAAAGCGGTGGAGATTGGTATAAGGGTACCGCGAACGCGATCTTCCGCAATGTTTCGTTTGTTGAACAATACGATCCCGAGTATGTACTGGTGATTTCGGGAGATCACATTTACAAGATGGATTACGATTTGATGCTGGATTTCCACAAGCGTCAGGGAGCGGACGCCACCATTGCCGTGATTGAGGTTAAATGGGAGGAAGCTAGCCGCTTCGGCATCATGAGCGCAGATGAGGATCAAAGGATTACCGAATTCGCCGAGAAGCCGAAGGAGCCGAAGAGCAATCTCGCATCGATGGGCATTTACATCTTCAATTGGCAGGTTTTGAAGGAGTACTTGATCAAGGATGAGGCTGATGCGGAGTCCAGTAAAGATTTCGGCAAAGATGTGATTCCCGGCATGCTGCGCGACAACATGAGGATGATGGCGTATCCTTTTACAGGGTACTGGAAGGATGTCGGTACCATTCAAAGCCTGTGGGAAGCCAATATGGATCTGCTGGAGAACGAACCCGAATTCAATCTAAACGACAGGGAATGGCGAATCTATTCGGTTAACCCGCTTCAACCCGGGCAGTATGTGGCGCCGACGGCACAGGTGCGAAGGTCGCTGGTCAATGAAGGTTGCTGCGTCTTCGGAGAAGTGGACCATTCGGTGCTGTTCTACGGTGTGGAAATCGGTGAAGGAAGTCTGATCAAGGATTCGGTCATCATGCCGAACGTCAAAATCGGCAATAACGTCAAGATCTATAAATCGATTATTGGTGAAGGAACGGTGGTGGAGAGCGGCTGCGTCATCGGAAAACCGGAAGAGGAAGGCGATCAGGACATTATTTTGATCGGCAGTAACGAGCGCATCAGCATGACTAGTACTTCGGTGAAGGGGTGA
- the glgB gene encoding 1,4-alpha-glucan branching protein GlgB: MSLIPGPEDLYLFHEGNLFRSYRMLGAHLTMQDGITGVRFAVWAPHAREVRVIGDFNFWDSSKHIMQKISTWGVWSLFVPAANEGDYYKYEIVTAEGTMLQKADPYAFWSEVKPGTASRIASLEGYEWADQAWRERKKTVSALHSPMNIYEVHLGTWKKKQDGGYYTYRELAEELVDYVKEMGYTHIELLPLAEHPYDRSWGYQATGYYSVTSRFGKPKDFMYFVDRCHQAGLGVIMDWVPGHFVKDDHGLRQFDGEPLYEYSDPARAEKPEWGTLSFDFSKPEVVSYLISNALFWMDVYHIDGLRVDAVASILYLNFGKPCEMWVKNAHGGDENPEAIEFIKKLNHTVFAYNPHALMMAEDSTSWPLVTAPVHEGGLGFNYKWNMGWMNDMLKYMEMDPYFRGGNHQLLTFSFMYTFSENYVLPLSHDEVVHGKKSLLNKMPGDYWQKFANLRLLYGYMMSHPGKKLLFMGGEFGQFDEWKDLEDLDWELLGYDSHLSMRRYVRDLNHLYVRESALWELDHVPEGFAWIDPHDQKQSVTTFMRMSRNPEDVLVIVSNFTPIYHENYRIGVPYAGEYVELFNSDAGEYGGSGKLNSGKLKTENIAWHDRSDSLHVCLPPLATVIFKPLDIKRKRSSAKRGRGRADA; this comes from the coding sequence ATGAGCTTAATCCCCGGTCCGGAGGATTTGTATTTATTCCATGAGGGTAATTTATTTCGGAGCTATCGCATGCTCGGAGCCCATTTGACGATGCAGGATGGAATTACTGGGGTACGCTTCGCTGTGTGGGCGCCGCATGCTCGAGAGGTAAGAGTGATTGGCGATTTTAATTTTTGGGACAGCTCCAAGCACATCATGCAAAAAATCAGCACATGGGGCGTATGGTCTTTATTCGTTCCTGCTGCCAATGAAGGGGATTATTACAAGTACGAAATTGTCACCGCGGAAGGGACGATGCTGCAAAAAGCCGACCCATACGCATTCTGGTCAGAAGTGAAGCCGGGAACCGCATCCCGTATCGCTTCCCTCGAAGGGTACGAGTGGGCGGATCAGGCATGGCGTGAAAGAAAAAAAACGGTCTCGGCCCTTCATTCTCCGATGAACATCTATGAGGTACACTTGGGTACATGGAAGAAGAAGCAGGACGGTGGCTACTATACATATCGCGAACTGGCCGAAGAGCTTGTCGATTACGTCAAAGAAATGGGCTATACCCACATCGAGCTGCTGCCGCTGGCTGAGCATCCATATGATCGGTCTTGGGGTTATCAAGCAACGGGATACTATTCGGTGACGAGTCGCTTCGGAAAACCGAAGGATTTCATGTACTTCGTTGATCGCTGCCATCAAGCAGGACTCGGGGTGATCATGGACTGGGTTCCGGGTCACTTCGTGAAGGATGACCATGGCCTTCGCCAATTCGATGGAGAGCCGCTTTATGAATACAGTGACCCTGCACGCGCCGAAAAGCCGGAGTGGGGGACCCTCTCCTTTGATTTCTCGAAGCCGGAGGTCGTCAGCTATCTCATCTCGAACGCCTTGTTCTGGATGGATGTGTATCACATAGATGGCCTGAGAGTGGATGCTGTGGCCAGTATCCTGTACCTCAACTTCGGCAAACCGTGCGAAATGTGGGTGAAGAATGCCCATGGAGGGGACGAGAACCCTGAAGCGATCGAATTCATTAAAAAATTAAACCATACCGTCTTCGCCTATAATCCGCATGCGTTAATGATGGCCGAGGATTCCACCTCCTGGCCGCTTGTAACGGCTCCTGTGCATGAGGGTGGGCTTGGTTTTAACTATAAGTGGAACATGGGTTGGATGAACGATATGTTGAAGTACATGGAGATGGATCCGTACTTCCGGGGTGGCAACCATCAATTGCTGACGTTCAGCTTTATGTACACTTTCTCTGAGAATTATGTGCTGCCGCTATCTCATGACGAAGTAGTGCACGGCAAGAAATCGCTGCTGAACAAAATGCCCGGTGATTACTGGCAGAAGTTCGCCAATCTGCGGTTGCTGTACGGCTACATGATGTCTCACCCGGGCAAAAAATTGCTTTTCATGGGAGGTGAATTTGGTCAATTCGACGAGTGGAAAGATTTAGAAGACCTCGATTGGGAGTTGCTCGGCTATGACAGCCACCTTAGCATGCGCCGCTACGTCCGGGATCTCAATCACCTGTATGTAAGGGAATCTGCTTTGTGGGAGCTCGATCATGTGCCCGAAGGGTTCGCATGGATCGATCCGCACGACCAGAAGCAGAGCGTTACCACGTTTATGCGGATGTCCCGCAATCCTGAGGATGTGCTTGTCATCGTGAGTAATTTTACCCCGATCTACCATGAGAACTATCGGATCGGCGTTCCTTATGCCGGCGAATATGTGGAATTGTTCAACAGTGATGCGGGTGAATATGGAGGCTCCGGCAAGCTGAATTCGGGCAAGCTGAAGACCGAGAATATCGCTTGGCATGACCGTTCGGACAGCCTGCATGTGTGTTTGCCGCCGCTGGCGACCGTGATTTTCAAACCGCTCGACATCAAGCGGAAGCGTTCGAGTGCAAAACGAGGAAGGGGCAGAGCCGATGCGTAA
- a CDS encoding peptidylprolyl isomerase, producing MLTGSVAYASGTQIEVYFNKLKYMFDGIEKKPTAEQGEGFIYNGTTYVPVESSVNEQYVWLKQQFGAEELEELLSKEGLSVQDLRHYLIQVIGAEKYLMAEASDEKLKPVYDAKLAAYPAEFVRATVRHILIGFEDAAGQARTKEEAKKKALEIQSKLKNGEDFATLARQFSEDAGSKEEGGLYDNEFVSIWVEPFKNAVLELQLNHLSDPVETDYGYHVIRVEGRSTLTFEQVKKELKYEFVNQAYETFMNSELPKLIERFDLRKE from the coding sequence ATGCTTACCGGTTCGGTCGCTTACGCAAGCGGAACCCAAATTGAAGTATATTTCAACAAGCTCAAATATATGTTTGACGGTATAGAAAAAAAACCGACTGCCGAACAGGGGGAAGGATTCATCTATAATGGCACCACGTATGTGCCCGTAGAATCGTCTGTAAACGAACAGTACGTATGGCTGAAGCAGCAGTTCGGTGCCGAAGAACTGGAAGAGCTGCTGAGCAAGGAAGGTTTGAGCGTTCAAGACCTTCGGCATTATCTTATACAAGTCATCGGCGCAGAGAAGTATCTGATGGCGGAAGCCTCTGACGAAAAGTTAAAACCCGTTTACGATGCCAAGCTGGCAGCATATCCGGCTGAATTTGTAAGAGCAACCGTAAGGCATATCCTGATCGGCTTCGAGGATGCCGCAGGCCAAGCACGAACCAAGGAAGAAGCGAAGAAGAAAGCACTGGAAATTCAATCCAAGCTTAAGAATGGTGAAGATTTTGCCACCCTCGCAAGGCAATTTTCGGAAGATGCAGGATCCAAAGAGGAAGGCGGACTTTATGATAACGAATTCGTCTCGATTTGGGTCGAGCCGTTCAAAAACGCGGTCTTGGAGCTCCAATTGAACCACTTGAGTGACCCCGTGGAAACCGATTACGGATATCATGTCATCCGTGTGGAAGGCCGGTCCACCCTCACGTTCGAGCAAGTAAAAAAAGAGCTGAAATATGAGTTTGTAAATCAAGCCTACGAGACGTTCATGAACAGTGAACTCCCTAAGCTCATTGAGAGATTCGACCTCCGTAAAGAGTAA
- a CDS encoding class I SAM-dependent methyltransferase, with translation MYAAQDWKDYELIDTGGGEKLERWGSIVLRRPDPQIIWPFSKEAGIWRSADAHYHRSSSGGGGWDYNKDIPERWTISYQGLSFHIKPTSFKHTGLFPEQAVNWSWMMDKIRSADRPIRVLNLFAYTGGASVACASAGAEVCHVDASKGVVQWAKENLELSGLGQRPVRFITDDVFKFVQREQRRGSKYDAIIMDPPSYGRGPNGETWKLETNLYPFVETCMSILTDKPLFFLINSYTTGISATVLNNILTLSLGRTYGGTISCGEIGLPITASKLTLPCGILGRWEA, from the coding sequence ATGTATGCAGCACAAGATTGGAAAGATTACGAGCTTATCGATACCGGCGGCGGTGAAAAGCTGGAACGGTGGGGCAGCATTGTTCTAAGACGTCCCGACCCGCAAATTATATGGCCATTTTCCAAGGAAGCCGGTATTTGGCGGAGTGCGGACGCTCACTATCACCGCAGTTCCAGCGGCGGCGGCGGCTGGGATTACAATAAGGACATTCCCGAGCGCTGGACGATTTCTTATCAAGGACTTTCCTTTCACATCAAACCTACGAGCTTCAAGCACACCGGGTTATTTCCCGAGCAAGCGGTAAACTGGAGCTGGATGATGGATAAGATCCGCAGCGCCGACAGACCGATTCGCGTCTTGAATTTATTTGCCTATACCGGTGGCGCGTCGGTCGCGTGCGCTTCAGCAGGGGCTGAAGTATGTCATGTCGACGCATCCAAAGGCGTCGTGCAGTGGGCTAAAGAAAATTTAGAGCTCTCCGGCCTCGGCCAGCGTCCGGTTCGCTTCATCACCGATGACGTATTCAAGTTCGTGCAGCGGGAACAGCGGCGAGGAAGCAAATACGACGCCATCATCATGGATCCTCCTTCATATGGTCGGGGTCCAAACGGCGAGACATGGAAGCTCGAAACGAACCTTTACCCTTTTGTAGAAACATGCATGAGCATATTGACGGACAAGCCATTGTTTTTCCTGATCAATTCTTACACGACAGGCATCTCGGCTACCGTGCTCAATAACATTTTGACGCTATCTCTCGGACGTACATACGGAGGAACAATATCCTGTGGAGAGATTGGCCTGCCGATTACAGCCTCCAAGCTTACGCTTCCTTGCGGTATTCTGGGGCGTTGGGAGGCGTAA
- a CDS encoding RluA family pseudouridine synthase has protein sequence MSGASHPIHVLYEDNHVIVVIKPPNVPTQEDDSRDPDMLTLIKADLKERHQKPGNVFLGLVHRLDRPVGGVMVFAKTSKAASRLSDAVRTRSIRKEYTAVLHNRPAQPQGTLKHHLLKDTKTNRVAVVPQSNPGAKEAILDYRVLGHQDGLSLVQVKLHTGRPHQIRVQFAEIGCPLVGDQRYGGRSAQQGQQIALWSTLLGFEHPVTKESLSFSSHPPKAYPWNLWHL, from the coding sequence ATGTCCGGCGCTTCTCATCCCATTCACGTGCTGTACGAAGATAATCATGTTATCGTTGTGATCAAGCCGCCGAACGTACCTACTCAGGAGGATGATTCCAGGGATCCCGATATGCTCACGCTGATTAAGGCCGATCTGAAGGAGCGTCATCAAAAGCCCGGCAACGTGTTCCTCGGGCTGGTCCACCGGCTGGACCGTCCGGTCGGCGGCGTCATGGTATTCGCCAAAACCTCCAAAGCGGCGTCGCGGCTCTCCGATGCGGTTCGCACACGCTCTATCCGCAAGGAGTATACGGCCGTTCTTCACAATCGTCCTGCTCAACCACAGGGAACGCTAAAGCACCATTTGTTGAAGGATACGAAGACGAATAGGGTAGCTGTCGTTCCTCAGTCGAATCCCGGTGCAAAAGAAGCGATTCTGGACTACCGGGTGCTCGGCCATCAGGACGGGCTGTCACTTGTACAGGTCAAGCTGCACACCGGACGCCCCCACCAAATCCGGGTGCAATTTGCGGAGATTGGCTGTCCTCTGGTTGGCGATCAACGGTACGGAGGCCGCTCGGCCCAGCAGGGACAGCAAATCGCGCTGTGGTCTACTCTGCTCGGCTTCGAGCACCCAGTGACCAAGGAATCCCTGAGCTTTTCTTCCCATCCTCCTAAAGCATATCCCTGGAACTTGTGGCACCTCTGA
- a CDS encoding MarR family transcriptional regulator yields MVTQEFAKLWWKLSKDLRTHMESELAPTLTEGQLTVLELLMFSGQQQMKPSDFTDVLATTPAAVTTLLDRMEKSGLIFRERDEKDRRIVWVLVTDKGRKECERGLQIRERFLQNYLSRISSHNQQLLIYLLGKVANA; encoded by the coding sequence GTGGTAACCCAAGAGTTTGCCAAGCTCTGGTGGAAATTGTCAAAGGATCTCAGAACGCATATGGAATCAGAGTTGGCGCCCACTTTGACGGAAGGGCAGCTAACGGTGCTAGAGCTGTTGATGTTCTCCGGACAGCAGCAAATGAAGCCCTCGGATTTCACGGATGTTTTGGCGACGACGCCGGCAGCGGTAACGACGCTTCTTGATCGAATGGAGAAAAGCGGATTGATCTTCAGGGAGCGGGACGAGAAGGACCGCCGTATTGTTTGGGTATTGGTAACAGATAAGGGGCGAAAGGAGTGCGAGCGCGGCTTGCAGATTCGTGAACGATTCTTACAGAATTATCTCAGCCGTATCTCGTCACATAACCAGCAGCTTCTCATTTATCTGCTCGGTAAAGTGGCCAACGCTTAA
- the gyrA gene encoding DNA gyrase subunit A has protein sequence MSILENFLPAFLEEVVGDRFGRYSKYIIQDRAIPDVRDGLKPVQRRILYSMYDAGNTPDKPYRKSAKTVGDVMGNYHPHGDSSIYEGMVRMAQPWKMGHVLVDGHGNWGSQDDDPAAAMRYTEARLSEIAMELLRDIEKRTVQFKDNFDNTTKEPVVLPSRYPNLLVNGVSGISSGFATEIPPHNLREVIDACIALIDQPDITLEDLMGVVKGPDFPTGGIIMGLEGIRDAYRTGKGRIYVRARTSIEEVRGGRQQIVITEIPYQVVKSRLVTAMENIRLEKKIEGISEVRDESGRQGLRIVVDLKKDADAQGVLAYLLKKTDLQVTYNFNMVAIVNKTPKQLGLREMLVAYIKHQKEVVTHRSQYDLEKAADRAHVLEGLVKALNILDEVIAAIKASKNRQDAQNNLVEKFGFTERQADAILTLQLYRLTNLEIHSLEKELHEVQKTIAYLQGILGSEKKLLGVIKQEITQIHDKYGINRRSNIQDEVEELKVNLEVMVTAEDVFVTLSNEGYIKRTGKLSFIRSGGEIDKTGLKEGDYLRSLLDVNTLENLLIFTQKGQYYLLPVHQIPEYKWKENGTAIVNVIPIPKDDRIVHVLPVKDFEAAGKSLVFITRRGQVKRTELKEYATNRSIGIVACKVGEQDAVLDVKLSSGSKELLLVTRLGMAIRFKEDEVNPMGRAAGGVRGIQLKEADEVVSAEWLDGDEGEVLVVSDMGYAKRSLVVDYPVQGRGGKGIFTFEFKEGKRVKPNGTGIRGAFVVKEPFDVTAVLSTGERADFSTEQAPIEERKSVGKQVIPLSKSDSISVLLKFT, from the coding sequence GTGAGCATACTCGAAAACTTTTTACCGGCCTTTCTGGAAGAAGTTGTAGGCGACCGGTTCGGCAGGTATTCCAAATACATTATTCAAGACCGGGCGATTCCGGATGTGCGCGACGGGCTGAAGCCGGTTCAGCGGCGGATTCTTTACTCCATGTACGATGCGGGTAACACTCCGGACAAACCATACCGCAAATCGGCCAAAACTGTTGGTGACGTTATGGGTAACTACCATCCGCACGGGGATTCATCGATTTACGAGGGCATGGTGCGCATGGCGCAGCCTTGGAAAATGGGGCATGTGCTGGTCGACGGCCATGGTAACTGGGGCTCGCAGGATGACGATCCGGCTGCTGCGATGCGTTATACGGAAGCGCGTCTGTCCGAAATCGCGATGGAGCTGCTGCGAGATATTGAAAAGCGTACGGTACAGTTCAAAGATAACTTCGATAATACGACGAAGGAGCCGGTTGTGCTGCCTTCGCGTTATCCTAACCTGCTTGTGAATGGTGTAAGCGGGATCTCATCCGGTTTTGCAACTGAGATTCCTCCGCACAATCTGCGCGAGGTGATCGATGCTTGCATTGCGCTGATCGACCAACCGGACATTACGCTGGAGGACTTGATGGGCGTCGTCAAAGGGCCCGATTTTCCAACCGGCGGTATTATTATGGGCTTGGAGGGTATCCGCGATGCGTATCGGACCGGTAAGGGCCGCATTTATGTAAGGGCGCGTACATCGATCGAAGAGGTGCGCGGCGGACGCCAGCAGATCGTTATTACGGAAATTCCTTATCAAGTAGTCAAATCCCGACTTGTCACCGCTATGGAAAACATCCGCCTGGAGAAAAAAATCGAAGGCATCTCGGAAGTCCGTGACGAAAGCGGCCGGCAGGGTCTGAGGATCGTTGTTGATCTGAAGAAGGATGCGGATGCGCAGGGAGTTTTAGCCTATTTGCTGAAAAAGACGGATTTACAAGTCACTTACAACTTTAATATGGTTGCGATTGTAAACAAGACACCAAAGCAGCTCGGCTTAAGGGAAATGCTGGTGGCTTACATTAAGCACCAGAAAGAAGTGGTTACACACCGTTCCCAGTACGATCTGGAGAAAGCGGCAGACCGCGCCCACGTGCTCGAAGGATTGGTTAAGGCGCTGAATATCCTGGACGAGGTCATCGCTGCGATCAAAGCCTCGAAGAACCGTCAAGACGCGCAAAACAATCTGGTAGAAAAATTCGGCTTCACAGAACGCCAGGCGGATGCTATTCTGACACTGCAGTTGTACCGTCTGACGAATTTGGAGATTCATTCGCTGGAGAAAGAGCTCCATGAAGTGCAGAAAACGATAGCGTATCTGCAAGGAATTCTAGGGAGCGAGAAAAAGCTTCTGGGCGTTATAAAGCAGGAGATTACACAAATCCACGATAAATACGGCATCAACCGCCGTTCCAATATTCAGGACGAAGTGGAAGAGCTGAAGGTAAATCTAGAGGTCATGGTGACCGCCGAGGATGTATTCGTTACGCTTTCGAACGAAGGATACATCAAGCGCACCGGGAAGCTCTCCTTCATCCGTTCCGGTGGAGAGATTGACAAAACCGGGCTGAAGGAAGGCGATTACCTTCGCAGCTTGCTTGATGTCAATACACTGGAGAATCTGCTGATTTTCACACAAAAGGGCCAATACTATCTGCTTCCGGTGCATCAAATACCGGAGTACAAGTGGAAGGAAAACGGTACGGCCATCGTGAATGTGATCCCGATTCCGAAGGATGACCGGATCGTTCACGTTCTTCCCGTGAAGGACTTCGAAGCGGCGGGCAAATCTCTCGTATTCATTACGCGAAGAGGGCAAGTGAAGCGGACGGAGCTGAAAGAGTACGCAACGAACCGCTCCATCGGCATCGTAGCTTGCAAGGTCGGGGAACAGGATGCGGTGCTGGATGTCAAGCTGAGCAGCGGCTCCAAGGAGCTTCTGCTTGTGACGCGGCTCGGGATGGCAATCCGCTTCAAGGAAGACGAAGTCAACCCGATGGGGCGCGCCGCAGGCGGCGTTCGCGGGATTCAACTGAAGGAAGCCGACGAAGTGGTCTCCGCTGAGTGGCTGGACGGGGATGAAGGAGAAGTATTGGTCGTATCCGACATGGGCTACGCCAAACGTTCGCTGGTGGTCGATTATCCCGTACAGGGCCGCGGCGGCAAGGGAATTTTCACGTTTGAATTTAAAGAAGGTAAACGGGTGAAGCCGAATGGCACAGGAATTCGCGGTGCATTCGTCGTGAAAGAACCGTTCGACGTGACCGCGGTATTGAGCACTGGCGAGAGAGCCGACTTCTCGACAGAGCAAGCGCCGATTGAGGAACGCAAGTCTGTCGGTAAGCAGGTTATTCCGCTGAGCAAGAGCGATAGTATCAGTGTGCTTCTCAAGTTTACCTAA
- the parE gene encoding DNA topoisomerase IV subunit B: MAEQLDIFGNGAAPADYGADDIQVLEGLVAVRKRPGMYIGSTSSSGLHHLIWEIVDNAVDEHLAKYCSQIDVIIHKDQSVTVQDNGRGIPTGMHKTGIPTPQVVFTILHAGGKFGGGGYKKSGGLHGVGASVTNALSEWLEVEIYREGKTHRQRFEYWVDKQGKEHVGEPVTGLEVTGTTRKNGTKVTFKPDKRVFQGGITVNYDTLYERLQEIAFLNSGLKVTVIDERAGKQETFQYEGGASQFVQFLNEDKVVLHDVIHFAQEKDEIEVEVALQYNDGYTETLVSFVNSIPTRGGGTHETGFKTAYTRVMNDYARKNGMLKEKEKNLDGQDLREGMMVVINIKMGEVEFVGQTKDQLGSSSARSAVDSVVSDKMAVFLEENPQVAQLIMKKAIQSARARDAARKAREEIRSGKKGKSESSNLGGKLTPAQSKDYTRNELFIVEGDSAGGSAKQGRDSRHQAILPLKGKPMNPEKAKLLDIMKNDEYKAIIAAIGAGVGPEFDVTESNYAKIIIMTDADTDGAHIQVLLLTFFYRYMKPLIDAGKVYLAQPPLYKVTKKAGKASTVRYAWTDEQLQTLIKELGKNLELQRYKGLGEMNPDQLWETTMDPATRTLLQVQIDDAAKAERRVSTLMGDKVDPRKRWIIENVDFTEFEE; this comes from the coding sequence ATGGCGGAACAACTAGATATCTTTGGAAATGGAGCAGCGCCGGCGGATTACGGTGCGGACGATATTCAGGTGCTCGAGGGACTTGTGGCGGTGCGTAAACGGCCGGGAATGTATATCGGCAGCACTAGCTCATCGGGTTTGCATCACTTGATCTGGGAGATCGTGGACAATGCGGTAGACGAGCATCTGGCCAAATATTGTTCGCAGATCGATGTCATCATTCATAAGGATCAATCGGTGACGGTACAGGATAACGGCCGCGGCATACCGACCGGCATGCACAAAACAGGCATCCCCACACCGCAAGTGGTGTTTACGATTCTACATGCGGGTGGCAAGTTCGGAGGCGGAGGGTACAAAAAATCCGGCGGTTTACACGGCGTCGGTGCATCCGTCACGAATGCGCTGTCCGAGTGGCTGGAAGTGGAAATTTACCGCGAAGGCAAAACTCACCGTCAGCGGTTCGAATACTGGGTGGACAAGCAGGGCAAAGAGCATGTCGGGGAACCGGTCACCGGACTTGAAGTAACCGGCACAACCCGTAAAAACGGCACGAAGGTAACATTCAAGCCGGACAAACGCGTTTTTCAAGGCGGTATCACAGTCAATTATGATACGCTTTATGAGCGCTTACAGGAAATCGCGTTCCTGAATTCGGGACTCAAGGTCACGGTGATAGATGAACGCGCGGGAAAGCAGGAGACATTCCAATACGAAGGCGGCGCCAGTCAATTCGTCCAATTTTTGAATGAAGACAAAGTGGTGCTGCACGACGTGATTCATTTTGCTCAGGAAAAAGACGAAATCGAGGTCGAGGTAGCCCTTCAGTACAACGACGGCTACACCGAAACGCTTGTTTCGTTCGTGAACTCCATACCTACCCGCGGCGGCGGAACGCATGAGACCGGCTTTAAAACTGCGTACACTCGTGTGATGAACGACTATGCCCGCAAGAACGGCATGCTGAAGGAAAAAGAAAAAAATCTGGATGGACAAGACCTGCGCGAAGGCATGATGGTGGTCATTAACATCAAGATGGGCGAGGTCGAATTCGTAGGTCAGACGAAAGACCAGCTCGGGAGTTCTTCGGCTCGCAGTGCAGTCGATTCGGTCGTTTCCGACAAAATGGCTGTATTCCTGGAGGAGAATCCACAGGTTGCGCAGTTGATCATGAAGAAGGCGATTCAATCGGCAAGAGCCCGCGATGCGGCGCGCAAAGCCCGTGAGGAAATCCGCAGCGGCAAGAAGGGTAAGAGTGAAAGCTCCAATCTTGGAGGCAAGCTTACGCCTGCGCAGTCGAAGGATTACACTCGCAACGAGCTGTTCATCGTCGAGGGCGATTCGGCCGGCGGTTCGGCCAAGCAGGGCCGAGATTCCCGGCATCAGGCTATCCTGCCGTTGAAAGGTAAACCGATGAATCCGGAAAAAGCCAAGCTTCTCGATATTATGAAAAACGATGAATATAAGGCCATTATTGCAGCGATCGGAGCAGGAGTCGGTCCGGAGTTCGATGTAACAGAAAGCAATTATGCCAAAATCATCATTATGACCGATGCTGACACGGACGGCGCACATATCCAAGTGCTGCTGTTGACGTTCTTTTATCGTTATATGAAGCCGCTAATCGACGCTGGAAAAGTCTACTTAGCCCAGCCGCCGCTGTATAAGGTGACCAAAAAGGCAGGCAAAGCAAGCACGGTGCGCTATGCGTGGACCGATGAGCAACTTCAGACATTAATCAAGGAGCTCGGCAAGAACCTAGAGCTGCAGCGTTACAAAGGTCTTGGCGAGATGAATCCCGATCAGCTGTGGGAGACGACGATGGATCCGGCTACACGCACGCTCCTGCAAGTGCAGATTGATGATGCAGCCAAAGCCGAACGTCGTGTATCTACGCTGATGGGGGATAAAGTGGACCCGCGCAAGCGCTGGATTATCGAGAACGTGGATTTCACGGAATTTGAAGAATAA